The proteins below come from a single Panicum hallii strain FIL2 chromosome 7, PHallii_v3.1, whole genome shotgun sequence genomic window:
- the LOC112900046 gene encoding nucleolar and coiled-body phosphoprotein 1, producing MDFTAPSFSLGFDSDDDDPPPPAGSGPREQPRGYAAPDAPSFSLGIDFVDDVEEEPRPRAGGRREEQARGSAVPDPPSFSLGFDDDDDDLAAKQRHEQARPQVAPQAPPSAGAEDEDDDFVLAGSKQPPPETNRFKRLRKGPAPAHPAPTPQVRRCEAPDAPSFSLGISDDDEEFLADGQHHKQSRPPAVPRAPSSFSFEDEADFFIAGDQRAEPARIEATPLKRLQKGPVLPYLAPAPPPLKVPGPPTAEVSPVMSENGALGAVGTGSLEDEIEDCTTDEDRPMRDAPPSVGSCSTSSNSKFSLLNRGVLMTQSATKAKTSKFTQTSNSSASKSLEESCTKKLLPKITISPMRKIHLLDSDTDVDDEQNQNKAKKPVSPVKKRQDSMHKYMQEKPTLQQNSKPQGSTTVQKSEATMNDNWATPAFDEFCNEYFKSTNDAGSSQQKEGNSFRCSKVSQPKYTVGEMEGHFQQQSTSSGDVLDDNLDGHPPAMHYFFHHDPRVRDLVRDRLHHFFPIGAGSTRVNEQSRGESLSYRRRFSSSTAANNDWVTPNGRIPVPTDVGKRRVHASGTQSGSGHWFTSDNGKKVYVSKNGQELTGRGAYRQYKKESGRGFNRYRKKGSSGTKQGAAKVKVETAAKQGSSRGRGKRKR from the exons ATGGACTTCACGGCGCCCTCCTTCTCGCTGGGTTTCGATTCGGATGACGATGACCCCCCTCCCCCGGCCGGGAGCGGCCCGCGCGAGCAGCCGCGAGGGTACGCGGCGCCTGACGCGCCGTCATTCTCGCTAGGGATCGACTTCGTCGACGACGTCGAGGAGGAGCCCCGACCCCGCGCGGGAGGCCGCCGGGAGGAGCAGGCGCGGGGTTCCGCGGTCCCCGACCCGCCGTCGTTCTCCCTGGGcttcgacgacgacgacgacgacctcgCCGCCAAACAGCGTCACGAGCAGGCGCGGCCCCAGGTGGCGCCTCAAGCTCCCCCTTCGGCCGGCGCTGAAGATGAGGACGACGACTTTGTCCTCGCCGGTAGCAagcagccgccgccggagaCAAATCGATTCAAGCGGCTGCGGAAGGGCCCTGCGCCAGCCCATCCGGCGCCAACTCCGCAGGTGAGGCGCTGTGAGGCGCCAGACGCACCCTCTTTCTCCCTGGGCAtcagcgacgacgacgaggagttCCTTGCTGACGGCCAGCATCATAAGCAATCGAGACCACCGGCAGTGCCTCGTGCCCCCTCGTCGTTCAGTTTTGAAGATGAGGCCGACTTCTTCATTGCTGGTGATCAAAGGGCAGAGCCAGCCCGGATTGAAGCGACTCCACTTAAGCGGCTGCAGAAGGGCCCCGTGCTGCCATATCTGGCGCCGGCACCGCCTCCTCTCAAGGTGCCAGGACCACCAACGGCGGAAGTGTCTCCAGTGATGAGTGAAAATGGAGCACTGGGGGCGGTTGGGACTGGGAGTTTAGAAGATGAGATCGAAGATTGTACAACAGATGAGGATCGACCAATGCGAG ATGCGCCACCTTCCGTTGGTAGTTGCAGCACTTCCAGcaactcaaaattctctctgCTCAACCGTGGTGTCCTCATGACTCAGTCAGCAACCAAAGCAAAGACATCAAAATTTACACAGACATCAAATTCTTCTGCTTCAAAATCTTTGGAAGAAAGCTGCACAAAGAAACTACTCCCTAAGATAACAATAAGCCCAATGAGGAAAATCCACTTGCTTGACTCTGATACAGATGTGGATGATGAACAAAATCAAAATAAAGCAAAGAAGCCAGTTAGTCCTGTTAAAAAGAGACAAGACTCCATGCACAAATATATGCAGGAAAAGCCTACATTGCAACAGAACAGCAAGCCCCAAGGGAGTACCACTGTGCAGAAGAGTGAAGCTACGATGAATGACAATTGGGCAACACCTGCCTTTGATGAGTTCTGCAATGAATACTTCAAATCTACAAATGATGCAGGTTCTTCTCAGCAGAAAGAAGGCAATAGTTTTCGTTGTTCCAAGGTTTCTCAACCCAAATACACCGTTGGTGAGATGGAAGGGCATTTCCAGCAGCAAAGCACTTCAAGTGGAGATGTACTAGATGACAACCTGGACGGTCATCCTCCTGCTATGCATTATTTCTTCCACCATGACCCAAGGGTGCGTGATCTAGTCCGTGACAGGCTGCATCATTTCTTTCCAATTGGGGCAGGAAGTACCAGAGTAAATGAGCAAAGCAGAGGAGAAAGTCTCAGCTACAG GAGGCGGTTCAGCTCTAGTACAGCTGCTAATAATGACTGGGTGACTCCAAATGGAAGGATACCAGTTCCAACTGATGTTGGCAAAAGAAGGGTGCATGCCAGTGGAACTCAATCTGGCTCTGGCCATTGGTTTACTAGTGATAACGGGAAGAAG GTTTATGTCTCAAAAAATGGGCAGGAGTTGACTGGCCGAGGTGCCTATCGACAATATAAAAAG GAAAGTGGCAGGGGATTCAACAGGTACAGGAAGAAAGGTTCATCTGGAACCAAACAAGGTGCTGCTAAAGTGAAAGTTGAAACAGCGGCGAAGCAAGGCTCTAGTAGAGGTAGAGGAAAAAGGAAGCGTTGA